The following coding sequences are from one Brienomyrus brachyistius isolate T26 unplaced genomic scaffold, BBRACH_0.4 scaffold353, whole genome shotgun sequence window:
- the LOC125728614 gene encoding intersectin-2-like: MCVQVRNVLASSQLIQTQLATVWNLADVDKDGQLTGEEFILAMHLVDMAKAGQPLPLTLPGDLVPPSVRTGKQGELLPLNRTIVPEEIQVEPPQKTKISFEDKLKENFQRGNAELERRRQVLQEQERREQERRAQKAREEQERRPTLSSVKRGVTEKDIVCRKLKEQLDVLEKDTVAKLSEMDQYNVDIKELRESQTKQQQVLDRLRQVKADKLCDLQRRRELELERRKREEEEAVRSRLSGTAGPLERRRQEEAQKREEEKRIEEERRREEHKRAEEERRQKEEERRRQEEERRKVEAERRKLELERKRLEEEKKRFEEERRRQEEERRRQEEENRRKKEEEQELEREEEERRRQRAQIAAVRDAEERRRQEEERRRQEEERRRQEEERRRLEEEKKRQEEERRREEDRRRKQQEEEAVARQREEEARQQKQQQQHNLGKTDIHEKLSALIRGLEERKGNLRPVKSTHRKSASLTTYRALYPFTARNADELTFDTDSLIEVDEKTEGEQGWLYGSYQGKMGWFPESYVEKHSQPESAASTKQALMPTTASTSVSASKAEANSSTFPAGQSTPGGAGQNSAFTPTHPPGSASMEYGQVASGLQVQALCSWTAKTDNHLNFSRMTSSR; this comes from the exons ATGT GTGTGCAGGTCAGGAACGTTCTGGCCTCATCCCAGCTCATTCAGACTCAGCTAGCCACTGTTTG GAACCTGGCAGATGTGGACAAGGACGGCCAGCTGACAGGGGAGGAGTTCATCCTGGCTATGCACCTGGTGGACATGGCGAAGGCCGGACAGCCGCTGCCCCTCACGCTTCCCGGGGACCTGGTGCCCCCCTCCGTCAG AACGGGGAAGCAGGGGGAATTGCTTCCTTTGAATCGCACCATCGTCCCTGAAGAAATTCAAGTTGAACCACCCCAGAAGACAAAGA TTTCGTTCGAGGACAAGCTAAAGGAGAACTTCCAGCGGGGAAACGCTGAGCTGGAGAGGCGGCGGCAGGTCttacaggagcaggagcggcgcgAGCAAGAGAGGCGGGCCCAGAAGGCCcgggaggagcaggagcggc GTCCGACACTTTCCTCCGTAAAGAGGGGCGTGACTGAGAAGGACATCGTCTGTCGGAAACTCAAGGAGCAGCTGGATGTGCTGGAGAAGGATACCGTGGCAAAACTGTCGGAGATGGACCAGTACAACGTGGACATCAAG GAGCTCCGGGAAAGCCAGACCAAGCAGCAGCAGGTCCTGGACAGACTGCGGCAGGTCAAGGCCGACAAGCTATGTGACCTGCAGCGGAGGCGAGAACTGGAGTtggagaggaggaagagagaggaggaggaggcggtcAG GAGCAGGCTGAGCGGAACCGCCGGGCCGCTGgagaggaggaggcaggaggaagcccagaagagggaggaggagaagaggatAGAGGAGGAGAGGCGgcgagaggaacataaaagggcggaggaggagaggaggcagaaggaagaggagaggaggcGGCAAGAGGAGGAGCGGAGAAAGGTGGAGGCAGAGAGAAGGAAGCTAGAGCTGGAGAGGAAAAGACTGGAAGAAGAGAAAAAGAGATTTGAGGAAgagaggaggaggcaggaggaagagagaaggaggcaagaggaagagaacagaaggaagaaggaggaggagcaggagctggagagggaggaggaggagagaagacGTCAGCGGGCTCAGATAGCTGCTGTCAGGGATGCagaggagcggaggagacaggaagaggagcggaggagacaggaagaggagcggaggagacaggaggaggagcggaggaggctggaagaggagaagaagagacaggaagaggagagaCGGCGAGAGGAGGACAGGAGGAGAAAGCAACAGGAGGAGGAGGCCGTGGCCAGACAGCGGGAGGAAGAGGCCCGGCagcaaaagcagcagcagcagcacaattTAGGCAAGACAGACATTCATGAGAAGCTGTCGGCCCTGATCAGGGGCCTAGAGGAGCGAAAAG GGAATTTGAGACCCGTCAAGTCAACGCACAGGAAATCGGCCTCCCTGACAACCTACAGAGCCCTGTACCCCTTCACAGCACGGAACGCGGACGAGCTCACCTTTGACACGGACAGCTTGATTGAG GTGGACGAGAAGACGGAAGGCGAGCAGGGCTGGCTGTATGGCAGCTACCAGGGCAAGATGGGCTGGTTCCCTGAGAGCTACGTCGAGAAGCACAGCCAACCGGAATCTGCGGCCAGCACCAAGCAGGCTCTGATGCCCACAACTGCATCTACCTCAGTCTCTGCAAG CAAGGCGGAGGCTAATTCCAGTACCTTCCCAGCAGGACAGAGCactcctgggggggcagggcagaACTCTGCCTTCACTCCCACCCACCCTCCAGGCTCTGCCTCTATGGAGTATGGACAG GTGGCAAGTGGCCTCCAGGTGCAAGCGCTGTGCTCCTGGACGGCCAAGACGGACAACCACCTGAACTTCTCcaggatgacatcatcacg